In Fusarium oxysporum Fo47 chromosome XII, complete sequence, one DNA window encodes the following:
- a CDS encoding trypsin-like cysteine/serine peptidase domain-containing protein, which produces MAFPGPGRAAAWTLSLPTSSKPIESAILPDDGSKGSSESIIGEDLRQLVDPHDFQEGGKYRSIVKIQSRFQDRGDQTWMMGTGWLIRPDLLVTAGHVVHDWGRKLGPADQIKCYIGYNGKQSVGSPHVQARYGAKVVTPVEWIEGSSNRAKDVAFIQLDRPFTGNLRIFSYVKTPEAGDGTYLGVVGYPGDQTLEDEQGAQMYEEFARSDYNIGESPHHMVEYSISTFAGQSGAPVLRNSNGRLHAIGTHSYGGGGFDSNSGTTIGNANGNNYDDLISLFDKRTIFGDIGKVQIVQTQDRTTSINEPYGLNRGYPGRAFETPRFDEENFFDTLKSVAHVGRDAFPIASPFLGPIGGHLSAVAGTLLGSLTESTLSHSTDIVAHGPAERAVLAEAALQAVLASEHDEYVTEVISKMGQFWKAGAPKADTLAPAITPILAQCSVELSNKVVPETEDSRGPYFRDRRRLEVDIIESAAMNGGAAFIQGLLGPTRQLEGGRDVAEWLGPMLITAVSESKPLTSKPASAALSGLGRLDREELSIESSTSSTNEDATRILIKRAVLADAALQALMSLDRERLERFRLADGDGDEISIFDFMKDKVQILEPIALEVAKRTAIKFGPRLISTANWKSPGPDTEVLPATQRMKKPSMMDYLNR; this is translated from the exons ATGGCTTTTCCGGGGCCCGGCCGCGCTGCTGCTTGGACGCTTTCGCTTCCTACGTCTAGCAAGCCCATTGAATCTGCCATCCTCCCAGATGATGGAAGCAAGGGTAGCTCAGAGTCCATCATCGGAGAGGACTTGCGTCAGTTGGTAGACCCCCATGAtttccaagaaggaggaaaaTATCGCT CAATTGTGAAGATTCAGTCCCGGTTTCAAGACAGAGGGGATCAAACTTGGATGATGGGGACCGGATGGCTCATTCGTCCAGACCTCCTCGTTACCGCCGGTCATGTTGTCCACGACTGGGGACGCAAGCTTGGCCCAGCTGATCAGATCAAGTGCTACATTGGTTATAATGGCAAACAATCTGTCGGGTCACCTCATGTTCAGGCGCGATACGGCGCCAAAGTTGTAACTCCTGTTGAATGGATTGAGGGATCGAGCAACCGTGCGAAGGACGTTGCTTTTATTCAGCTTGATCGACCTTTCACGGGCAACTTGCGCATCTTTAGCTACGTGAAGACCCCAGAGGCGGGCGATGGCACATACCTTGGTGTCGTCGGATATCCAGGCGATCAAACCTTGGAGGATGAACAAGGAGCTCAGATGTACGAGGAGTTTGCCAGGAGCGACTATAACATTGGAGAGAGTCCTCACCATATGGTCGAGTATTCTATCTCAACTTTCGCAG GACAATCTGGCGCCCCAGTCTTACGCAACTCTAATGGACGACTCCATGCAATTGGAACTCATAGCTATGGCGGCGGTGGCTTTGACAGTAACTCAGGCACTACGATTGGAAACGCTAATGGTAACAATTATGACGATTTGATCAGTTTGTTTGACAAGAGGACGATTTTCGGCGACATTGGCAAGGTCCAAATAGTTCAAACTCAAGACCGAACA ACAAGCATCAATGAGCCTTACGGTCTCAACAGAGGCTACCCCGGCAGAGCGTTTGAAACCCCAAGATTCGACGAAGAAAACTTCTTCGACACCCTGAAAAGTGTAGCCCATGTGGGAAGAGATGCCTTCCCCATTGCTTCTCCTTTCCTCGGTCCCATCGGTGGTCATCTTAGTGCAGTAGCCGGAACTCTGCTTGGGTCACTCACAGAGAGCACGCTTTCTCATAGCACTGACATCGTAGCACATGGTCCCGCTGAACGTGCGGTACTCGCTGAAGCTGCTTTGCAGGCAGTGCTTGCTTCTGAGCACGACGAGTATGTGACAGAGGTGATCAGCAAGATGGGGCAATTTTGGAAAGCTGGTGCGCCAAAGGCTGACACTCTTGCTCCTGCTATCACTCCCATCTTAGCTCAATGCAGCGTGGAGCTTTCAAACAAAGTTGTTCCAGAGACCGAAGACTCCAGGGGACCATATTTCCGCGATCGTCGTCGCCTGGAGGTCGACATCATAGAGAGTGCTGCGATGAACGGAGGAGCTGCCTTTATTCAAGGTTTACTGGGTCCAACTCGGCAACTTGAGGGAGGAAGAGACGTTGCCGAATGGCTTGGCCCTATGCTCATTACTGCGGTCTCTGAGTCCAAGCCTCTTACGTCCAAGCCCGCCTCTGCGGCTCTCTCAGGCCTGGGGAGACTTGACCGGGAGGAGCTCTCCATCGAGTCATCTACCTCTAGCACAAACGAGGATGCAACCAGGATCTTGATCAAGCGTGCTGTCTTAGCAGATGCGGCTCTTCAAGCCTTAATGTCCCTCGATCGCGAAAGGCTAGAACGGTTCAGACTTGCCGACGGAGATGGCGACGAAATAAGCATATTCGATTTCATGAAGGATAAGGTTCAAATACTTGAACCAATTGCACTTGAGGTTGCGAAGCGGACAGCCATCAAGTTTGGCCCTCGTCTCATCAGTACTGCCAATTGGAAAAGCCCAGGCCCTGACACTGAAGTCCTCCCTGCTACGCAGCGCATGAAGAAGCCTTCGATGATGGATTATCTCAACCGTTAG
- a CDS encoding general substrate transporter, translated as MKFFGSKRHEHAGEGQHLERKPSPDTDGRITFRACFMGLVASMGGMIFGYSSGQVSGYFMMKDYGERFGVPNGDGTYNFSAARQGTITGLLSIGCLFGSLVAGNLCDSIGRRKTISISALWTCVGTIIEVASQHAWYQHAIGRLVTGLGVGALSVAVPMYQSESAPAIIRGLIVSCYQLFVTLGIWCAEMVNWGTNHYDGSASWRIPNALNFLWALLLGVGILLLPESPRFAYRKGKVEEARKTIANLAGLDINSPSVNRQIDDIREKLEEEQALPETRLVEIFTGPRMAYRTILGITLQAGQQLTGINFFFYFGTTVFASTGLKDSYVTQLILGSVNCACTFGGLYVVQKCGRRKSLMIGAAWMMMCFFIYAFVGHFALDRQDPLSTPAAGAVLVTFSCLAIAAFATTWGPLVWAVVAEMYPSQYRSRCMAIATATNWLFNFLIGFFTRFITDAIDYFYGLVYAGCCAALVAIVFFFVIESKDRTLEEIDTMYVQHVNPITSSKWVGEPHGTKHTREGVTDEEASS; from the exons ATGAAGTTCTTTGGTAGTAAACGCCATGAACATGCTGGCGAGGGTCAGCATCTCGAGAGGAAGCCTTCTCCCGATACCGATGGTCGCATCACCTTCCGGGCCTGCTTCATGGGCCTGGTCGCATCT ATGGGAGGCATGATCTTTGGATACTCTTCAGGTCAAGTTTCTGGTTATttcatgatgaaggattACGGCGAGCGATTCGGTGTTCCCAACGGCGATGGTACATACAACTTCAGCGCCGCACGACAAGGAACTATCACCGGTCTTCTTTCCATTGGTTGCTTGTTCGGATCTCTCGTTGCTGGCAACCTTTGCGATTCAATTGGTCGCCGCAAGACTATCTCCATCTCTGCTCTCTGGACCTGCGTCGGCACCATCATCGAGGTCGCCTCTCAACACGCCTGGTACCAACACGCGATCGGTCGACTTGTAACAGGTCTTGGTGTCGGCGCTCTGTCTGTCGCTGTCCCCATGTACCAGAGTGAGAGTGCTCCCGCCATCATTCGAGGTCTCATCGTCTCCTGCTATCAGCTCTTTGTCACCCTTGGTATCTGGTGCGCCGAGATGGTTAACTGGGGTACCAACCACTACGATGGTAGCGCTTCTTGGAGAATTCCCAACGCCCTCAACTTCCTCTGGGCTCTCCTTCTCGGTGTTggcatcctcctccttcctGAGTCTCCTCGATTCGCCTACCGAAAGGGTAAGGTTGAGGAAGCCCGAAAGACCATTGCCAACCTTGCTGGTCTCGACATCAACTCCCCCAGTGTCAACCGACAGATCGACGATATCCgcgagaagcttgaggaggaACAGGCTCTTCCCGAGACACGCCTTGTCGAGATCTTCACTGGTCCCCGTATGGCCTACCGTACCATTCTCGGTATCACTCTCCAGGCCGGTCAGCAGCTCACTGgtatcaacttcttcttc TACTTCGGAACCACTGTCTTCGCCTCTACTGGTCTCAAGGACAGCTACGTCACTCAGCTCATTCTCGGCTCAGTTAACTGCGCTTGCACATTCGGCGGTCTCTATGTCGTCCAGAAGTGCGGTCGCAGAAAGTCCTTGATGATCGGTGCCGcctggatgatgatgtgCTTCTTCATCTACGCCTTTGTTGGACACTTCGCTCTTGACCGACAGGACCCTCTCTCCACTCCCGCTGCTGGTGCCGTCCTTGTTACCTTCTCTTGCTTGGCTATCGCTGCCTTTGCTACCACCTGGGGTCCTCTTGTCTGGGCTGTCGTCGCTGAGATGTACCCTTCCCAGTACCGCAGTCGATGCATGGCCATCGCCACTGCTACCAACtggctcttcaacttcctcatcGGTTTCTT CACTCGATTCATCACTGATGCCATTGACTACTTCTACGGTCTCGTCTACGCCGGATGTTGTGCTGCCCTCGTCGCaattgtcttcttcttcgtcatcgaGTCCAAGGACCGAACTCTCGAGGAGATCGACACCATGTACGTCCAGCACGTCAACCCCATCACTTCTTCCAAGTGGGTTGGCGAGCCCCACGGCACCAAGCACACCCGAGAGGGTGTCACCGACGAAGAGGCTTCTTCGTaa
- a CDS encoding pectate lyase — protein MKYTAILALAGVSSAAVTKTLPKSAGATSFPTAVPVKGSYDGGMKRFERSPSVCQGQSETGEKDAMFILENGATLSNVIIGASQAEGVHCKGTCTLNNVWWADVCEDAVTLKQTSGTSYINGGGAFHASDKIVQFNGRGTVQIKDFYAEDYGKLVRSCGNCKDNGGPRNVVISGSVAVDGGVLCGINTNYGDTCKITSSCQNKGKYCDRYEGNSSGAEPSKIGSGPDGKYCTTSGVTTSC, from the exons atgaagtACACTGCCATCCTCGCCCTTGCTGGCGTCTCCTCCGCCGCTGTCACCAAGACTCTCCCCAAGTCTGCTGGTGCTACTTCATTCCCTACTGCTGTTCCTGTCAAGGGCAGCTACGATGGTGGCATGAAGCGATTCGAGCGAAGCC CCTCTGTTTGCCAAGGCCAGAGCGAAACTGGTGAGAAGGATGCTATGTTCATTCTCGAGAACGGTGCCACTCTTTCCAACGTGATTATCGGCGCATCTCAGGCCGAAGGTGTCCACTGCAAGGGTACTTG CACCCTGAACAACGTCTGGTGGGCCGACGTCTGTGAGGACGCCGTCACCCTCAAGCAGACCAGTGGAACTTCTTACATCAACGGTGGCGGTGCTTTCCATGCTAGCGACAAGATCGTCCAGTTCAATGGCCGCGGCACCGTCCAGATCAAGGATTTCTACGCCGAAGACTACGGAAAGCTCGTCCGCAGCTGCGGAAACTGCAAGGATAACGGCGGCCCTCGAAACGTCGTCATCTCAGGCTCTGTTGCCGTCGACGGTGGTGTTCTCTGCGGCATTAACACCAACTACGGAGACACCTGCAAGATCACCAGCTCGTGCCAGAACAAGGGCAAGTACTGTGACCGCTACGAGGGTAACTCAAGCGGCGCTGAGCCTTCCAAGATTGGATCTGGCCCTGATGGCAAGTACTGCACTACTTCTGGAGTTACCACAAGCTGCTAG
- a CDS encoding peptidase S8/S53 domain-containing protein yields MRSATLLALLPFALAAPSRRAEPAPILRPRGVKLVDGKYIVKMKNGFQASSIESWVDKMIESIEADADYTYSKGFGGFAASLKDDELNKLKHDPNVEYIEQDAYISITATTQQSNAPWGIARVSSQSPGGSTYTYDDSAGEGTCAYVIDTGIDVDHPDFDGRAKFLKNFAGGSDSDGQGHGTHVAGTIGSTTYGVAKKTSLFAVKVLGDDGSGTNSAVIAGMDFVSGHAKDENCPKGVVVNMSLGGETSDAVNQAAKAIVDAGLFLAVAAGNDGKDASGSSPASEESACTVGATTRDDTLADYSNFGSVVDVLAPGTDILSTWPNGKTNTISGTSMASPHVAGLAAYFLGLGQKAEGLCDYIASKALDGVISNVPSGTVNKLINNGVGGSNSSSIHH; encoded by the exons ATGCGATCTGCTactcttctcgctcttctccCCTTTGCGCTGGCCGCTCCCTCCCGCCGGGCCGAGCCCGCTCCCATTCTTCGCCCTCGCGGTGTCAAGCTTGTCGATGGCAAGTACAtcgtcaagatgaagaatggCTTCCAGGCTTCTTCCATCGAGAGCTGGGTTGACAAGATGATCGAGTCCATCGAGGCTGATGCCGATTACACCTATTCCAAGGGCTTCGGCGGTTTCGCTGCCAGcctcaaggatgatgagctgaacaagctcaagcatGACCCCAAT GTCGAGTACATTGAGCAGGATGCTTACATTAGCATCACGGCTACTACTCAGCAGAGCAATGCTCCTTGGGGTATTGCTCGTGTCTCCAGCCAGAGCCCTGGTGGCAGCACTTACACCTACGACGACAGCGCCGGTGAGGGCACTTGCGCCTATGTCATCGACACCGGCATTGATGTCGACCATCCC GACTTCGATGGTCGCgccaagttcctcaagaaCTTCGCTGGTGGTTCCGACAGCGACGGTCAAGGCCACGGCACTCACGTTGCTGGCACCATTGGTTCTACCACCTACGGTGTAGCCAAGAAGACCAGCCTCTTCGCTGTCAAGGTCCTCGGCGACGATGGCTCTGGTACCAACTCTGCTGTCATCGCTGGCATGGACTTCGTTTCCGGTCACGCCAAGGATGAGAACTGCCCCAAGGGTGTCGTTGTCAACATGTCTCTCGGTGGTGAGACATCCGATGCCGTCAACCAGGCTGCCAAGGCCATCGTCGATGCCGGTCTCTTCCTCGCTGTCGCAGCCGGTAACGACGGCAAGGATGCTTCTGGATCCTCTCCTGCTTCCGAGGAGAGCGCTTGCACTGTCGGTGCCACCACTCGCGATGACACTCTCGCCGACTACTCAAACTTCGGCTCTGTCGTTGACGTCCTCGCTCCCGGTACCGATATCCTCAGCACCTGGCCCAACGGCAAGACCAACACCATCTCCGGTACTTCTATGGCTTCGCCCCATGTCGCTGGTCTTGCCGCTTACTTCCTCGGTCTGGGACAGAAGGCTGAGGGTCTCTGCGATTACATTGCCTCCAAGGCCCTTGATGGAGTTATTTCCAACGTGCCTTCTGGTACTGTCAACAAGCTTATCAACAACGGTGTCGGtggcagcaacagcagcagcatccaCCACTAA
- a CDS encoding phosphatidylethanolamine-binding protein, translating to MSSALSSSLAEAKLVPGSAASLIPEGFKPTTNLKVSFDGKDVDLGNLFRASECKRAPSIQFDQEPDAPGDATYMLLLVDPDAPTPDDPKFAFWRHWVLPGLRPLSGGDAVAQVQPALTEYLGPGPKDDSKPHRYLLLLYRQPASLDLAKEDVGGEEFTQRRSFDTAKFVEKYGLRLVGANWFLGAGDGWKE from the exons atgtcaaGCGCATTGTCGAGCTCTCTGGCTGAGGCTAAGCTGGTTCCCGGTTCAGCTGCTAGCTTAATCCCCGAAGGCTTCAAGCCTACGACGAATCTGAAGGTCTCGTTCGATGGGAAGGATGTCGACTTGGGGAACCTATTCCGCGCGAGTGAGTGCAAGCGCGCTCCTAGCATCCAGTTTGATCAAGAA CCTGATGCTCCTGGAGATGCTACCTACATGCTCTTGCTTGTCGACCCTGATGCGCCAACACCAGATGACCCCAAGTTCGCCTTCTGGCGCCACTGGGTTCTCCCTGGCTTGAGACCTTTGAGCGGTGGAGATGCCGTGGCTCAAGTGCAACCTGCTCTCACAGAATACTTGGGCCCTGGCCCGAAGGACGA CTCCAAGCCGCACAGATACTTGCTTCTTTTGTACCGACAACCCgccagccttgaccttgccaagGAGGATGTAGGAGGTGAAGAGTTCACGCAAAGAAGGTCTTTCGATACTGCCAAGTTTGTTGAGAAGTATGGACTACGACTCGTGGGTGCGAACTGGTTTCTCGGTGCTGGAGATGGCTGGAAAGAGTAA